The Chanos chanos chromosome 3, fChaCha1.1, whole genome shotgun sequence genome segment CATCTGGGACCGCTTCTGTTACAGGTGGGAGCAGTCGGGGGTCAAAGATCACCTCCTTACCCCTCATCTGATGAGTCAGAGTGAACGATTATGAACTGGTCTCTAAGCTGCAGTGAAACATTAGGGTAGACTGTTGTGGTGATCCATCACAACCAGCTGTCAATCAGTGGCTGACCtgtacagtgtttgtttgagagcCCTCTgttttgcaccccccccccctctctctctctctctctctctctctctctctctctctctctctctctctctctctctctctctctctctctctctttgaaacaTACACtcagtttctgtcatttctccttTCATCCATTCTCTTGTGTCTGAGGAATGCCTCAtccctgctctgtctgtgcttaAATTCTTTCCATCACTTTCTATcatcacttcctctctctttctgtcttctcttcctccactctttcatgtctttcatTTCTCCATTTCCTTACTCTTAAAATGTTCCATGTCCTCTGCCGTAACCATcactatgtctgtctgtgtatgcacATAAGTTTGAATGTGCAAATCAGCTTCATGGGATTCCACTTGAGTATTTACTCCAAATGCACCTCTCGCCAAATAATGATGTTCTTAGACGAAGCttataaatgtatgtttgtttattttttaatcacacaGGCACTGGATGGCTTTCTGTTTGTGGTAAACAGAGAGGgtaatattgtgtttgtgtcagacaACGTGACTCAGTATGTCCAGTACAAACAAGAGGAGCTGATCAACACCAGTGTCTACAATATCTTACATGAGGAGGACCGGGAGGAGTTTCACAAGAACCTGCCCAAGAATAACGGttagcccacacacacacacacacgcacgcacgcacgcacatgcacatagaaTGTTGGAGGTTGTATGTTGAAagtaaaaaatacataaaacattccAGGATGTGGCACGTCATGGACATGTGTTAATCCTACATTACAGTAATGCGGTTGTACCTGAGATCCTGGCCATAAGTGCGTAAATACACACAGGAACAAGAACTCATGTGGCTGGTTAGCTGAGGCATAGCAAAGCTGTCAGTCACAGTCAGTGGTCCAGACAGTTGAAACATTCCTGTGTTTTATTCAAATCCCACTGCAGTCATCTGAGAGCCACGCTCTATCCAATAACATGCCACAACCTCTAGTTCGTCATAACTCACTGCTCCCTCACGCTgtcacagggtgtgtgtgtgtgtgtgcgcgcgcttctGTATTCATGCCTGTAGATGATTCACTGAATTCTTAATGTTAGAAtccctttgtttttgtgtgtgtgtgtgtgtttgtatgtatatgtaagtAAATTTGTGCTTATGCAGATGCTTGTTAGTATTATGTATGTTAGTATGTGATCTACTGTTCATATTAGTGCCAAAGCGTGTGCACACGCAGTGCTGGGAATGGGTAAATCTTATTAATTATGAATTTGTTTGGGGGACCAGACCGACACTGATTAGCTCCCTAGCAACACCCCCATATTCCAGCAACACTGTATCATGgacactctttcactctctcttgccACACTTACAGAtcactgtcttctgtctctcaatgcttctccctctcattctgtaTTCTCTTACTTCTCTTATTCTTTTTCCCTTCtgagatgatgatgacaacgatgataatattttgttaatatttatttgtaagtttatttgaataaattaagtattttaatccctgatgtttttatatattaatataagAGGATCAAGAATATAGTGTTTTCATTGTCATAGtttaaaagagggaaaaaagaaaaaaagacagtcatacAGTGTAATTCAGAGTGAAGTGTTGGTGAGTAGCAGTTAAGGTATATTGAATGAATTTATGATAATCTcatgtgaggggagggggggtggttcTCTCCCTGCTGAAGGTGACCCTGCTGGTTGTCTTcgctggggagagagagagagagagagagagagagactgtgaggtAAGGACGAAATGAGGATGGATAGTTCAGCACTGCCAGCCTCTGCTCTTCCCTGCAGCTTGGCTATCGGAAATCGACTGCAGCTGCATTAATCCTGCGCTTCATTAACCCAGCAATCAGGGAAAGAGACAACGCTGctccctctgtttgtctttggggttagagaaagagagagagatggagggagagagacggagggagggcACAGTAGCTGCGCTGTAGGAGGACCTGTTTGAGAGTTAAATATGTCTCTCAAGATGTTGTGTATGTAAAAGATTGAAAAGTGAAACGCAATGCATTTTTGTGGCACAAAAGTTGCGATGAAATTACAGACATTCTTTGCATTTCGGAAAGATGGGGAATAGTTGAATGATTGTCCCAGTTTTGATGACAATAATGTAAATAGTTGGAAGAAGTGtatttcaacaacaacagcagccaaATAGTAATGTAAAATGTCCCTCTTTCCCAGTGAATGGCGTGTCGTGGGGAGGAGAGACGCCCAGGCAGAAGAGCCACACCTTTAACTGTCGTATGCTGGTGAAGTATGGCCATGACGAGGCCCCCGGAGGTCCACGCTATGAAACCATGCAGTGTTTCGCCCTCACTCAGCCTAAAGCCATgatggaggagggagaaggTACTGACCACTGCACATTACCAGGCTCCTATCAGAGAAGACTATTCTGTGACTCTCATATCACAGAATACTGAAATACCCTCTGCTGCACTCTTTGTTCATGAGACAAGAGACGTAACACAAGTTTGGCATAAATATGACATTCTTAATACTCTCGTTGGTATTGATCAACTATGTCCACTTTTGGTTTTAAGGCTCCAGAAGgtttttgttgtgtatttttgcTTCCTCTTAACCAAAAGCACTGGAATCTAGAAATCCTAGTCTCCCTAAGTGCACCTTTATTGTTCAGAGGGAGTCCTGTTAAGCTAAGAAGAAATTGCTGTACATGACTGTAGGTCCTTTTTTAGTCATTAATGAGCAAGACATCTATAATGGTCCTACCATTAGTGTGTGTAGCTCTGTCTTTCACGTTTGAGTCTGGTTTATTTGGGcgagtgtgttcagtgtttcatgtttgtttgtccgttttttttctcttttctattcagACTTGCAGTCGTGTATGATCTGCGTGGCTCGGCGCGTGACTGCAGTGGAGCGGACAGAGAGTTTTAACACAAGACACGAACTGTCTGGTGAGACTGTTTGAACTCCTCTTCTTTCCCCTTCTTCAGCACTTCTATCCTCTACAGTGAAATTCCACTTGACTTAAAGCACACCGTAACTGTCCCCATGCAGTGTGGCATCAGCAGACACCTAGACCCAATTAGTGGTTATATAGCACAGAGTCTTACACTGCACTTTCACGTTGACTTACcaggaacacaaaaaaacatgctgagACTCAgataagctctctctctcttcataacAACATGTATGAAACCAAAATTAATTTACCCATTACAACATTACAGCTTACTCTTACctttgaaaacagttttttttcattgcttacagttttctcgcaaaaaaacagtataatttttttcttgttttaaattgtgcacaaaaatgtaaatgtttataaatatattcTGTCATTCCCCATATCCTGTGTTGTCTTTGTTATTTATGCAAAGCACTttgatatgtgtttttgtttgaaagtttctgtttaaataaaaagggATTTTAGAAATGATGAAACAAGCTCTTTGATGTGTGAAACAGGTAAATTGATTCAGATAGACCAGAATTCTTTACGTGCATCGATGCGGCCAGGCTGGGAGGATTTGCTGAGGCGATGCATCCAGATGTTTCTGCAGCACAGTGATGGTCAGCCCTGGTCTCATAAACGCCACTACCGTGAGGGTATGTACGAAAATCACAAAGATCACGAAGAACAGCAACAATCTGCcttgtttgtatttaaaaaaaacaaaaaaaaaacgtttggtAATgataccactgtgtgtgtgtgtgtgtgtgcacgtgttagagagagggagggagagggagagtgtgtaagagtgagagagagttaggagGAGTGTTAGTGTTACTGCTCCTGTCCCTGGTCCTAGcttcctgcctgtctctcttcaGCCTTTCTCCAGGGTCATGCAGAGACTCCAGTGTACCGTTTTTCACTGTCAGATGGAACACCAGTTGCAGCTCAAACCAAGAGCAAACTGTACCGCCACCCCATGACCAATGAACCACAGGGCTtcatctccacacacctgcTCCAAAGGTGagccatttaaaacacacacacacatacgcacaaacacacgcatgcacacacacacacatacacgcacacttgcacacacacctgacatctttctaaatttaaaaagacaaaaacttaCTTAAGGATTGCTATATAAGCAAAATAATCATTACAACAAAATTGCTAGTTCTCCCCATGAGCTGTCATAACATTTAATCGGTCACCTTTCTCATCCCCACAGGGAACAGAATGGATGCCGCACCAGTCAGGCAGCCGGAATGATCCAGGGTGGCATGAGGCAGCAGGGCATGGGAGGTCCCAACCCTGGTGCCCAGATGAACATGGGCCCTGGTGGTGGAATGGGGGGTATGGGGGGCATGGGAATGAATCGTGGCTATGGAATGAATGACATGAATCACATGAGTCATATGGGCCAGATGAACAGTGGATCGATGTATGGCAGCAATGGTGGAAACGGAAACAACATGGGCAACAGAATGATGCAGATGAATCAGATGAATCAAATGAATCAGATGAATCAAATGAATCAGATGAGTCAGATGAATCAGATGAGTCAGATGAATCAAATGAGTCAGATGAATCAGATAAATCACCCAGGCCCTGGCATGCCACAACAGCAGCACCAGCAGCCCCCGTTCCAGGCAAGTGGCGGATATGGTTTGGCAGGCATGAACAGTCCCTCTCAGGGCAGCCCTGGCATGAGCGGACCCCAACAGAACCTCCTCATGTCTCCTCGCAACAGAGGAAGCCCTAAAATGGCCTCCAGCCAGTTCTCTCCAGGAGGTGAGTAAGCAAGGAACATGATTGGAAAGTTGACGCAAAAATCAGGGAGATTAGGCTCAGGAATGGAGCAACTGTTCTTCTGAGTCTGGCTATGATTGTCCGAAAGTTTACTGAACTGAATATACCTTAACATTAATATAGACTGCTTAAGCATAATATATTACTTATTTTGCTAAGTAACTATCCAAGCAGTCTTAATATGAGTACTTAATTCTACATGATGGAAGAGAGGAATGCTGGAGTGAGCAAAACAAATGTGCTGTTAACATGTTTCCTACCTTAATACCTAACAATTGTCACACCTAATCGTTAAGATTTGTTGCTTATGGTTTCTGTTGATTTATTTCTCAGGTATGCACTCCCCCATTGGTCCAGGCAGTGGTGGAGGTGTAGGAGGTGGGAGTTCCTTTTCCAGCAGCTCTCTAAATGCTCTGCAGGCTATCAGCGAGGGTGTAGGCGCATCCCTACCTTCTCTACCCTCTGCTCTGACCTCTCCTTCCCCTGCCCACAAACCTGACAGCTCTCCTAGTGTCCATTCCTCCTCGCAGTCCAACCAGACCTGCAAACAAAGCCATGGAGATTCTAAGAGCCCAGCAGGCGCCTTTGGCTCAGGGGCAGGCGACCACCATCACCCTCTacatcaccaacaccaccaccaccacaaccattcccatccagcagagagcagcggAGACCGGCCAGATAGCCAGGCTGGAGCAGGTGCTAAGGAGTCAGGGGAGGGGAGTGGAGAAGCTGGGGTAACCCCAGCTGAGCCTCCCAGACGGGTTCCTGACAGCAAAGGTCATAAGAAGCTGCTACAGCTGCTAACTTCCCCAACAGAGGAACTCAGTCTTGGGGTAGGGAGTGGGCCTTCTCTGCCTATACCACCTGGTGCTAGCAGCAACTCCGTGGAAGGCAAAGAGGCAGGGTGTGTCACCAGTCCGACCTCCACTGGTGTGTCTTCCTCAAGCAACCAGGGCCAGGGATTGGGAGCAGGGGGAGGGTCCTCAGCGCTGAACTCATCCAACTACACTGCATCATTGCAGGAGAAGCATAAAATCCTCCACAAGCTTCTCCAAAATGGGAACACACCGGATGAGGTGGCCAAGATCACTGCCGAGGCAACTGGGAAGGTGGTGCTGGGACAGGAAGCTGGAGGGGGAGCAGGGGAACCAGGAGGTGGTCCTGGAATGGCATCTGGAAGTTCTGCAGGGTCCACAGAGCCAAAACAAGAGCAACATagcccaaaaaaagagaagacccATGCTCTCCTTCACTACCTCCTCAACAAGGATGACTCCAAAGAGCCTGCAGATGTCAAGCCAAAGCCAGAAGACATGGAGGGGAAAGGGCCAACGGGGGGCAGCAGTGGCCCCACAGCCACAGGGGCGCCACCGGACAACCTGGAGGGCAAAATCAAGTCTGAACCACCTGACGAGGTAGAAATGAAACTCTGGTTAAATTCTGCAGTAAAAATTGACAAACAGTAGCATATTCTGAATTACCTTCATGAAGTTCTTGCTGTTTCAATTTGTCCTGCTATCTTACTCTGTGTGATTTTACTCTTGTACCACCTGATGGAGAGAGCTACATTTTACAGTAAGACTTAAAGATTGATAATTAAGTATCAATGGAGTGTGAGTGGTCTTAAACtcacagttttttcttttctgtagcTTGATTCCATACTGGGTGGTCTGAGAAGTTCTGGACCAGAGTTCCCTTCAGAACAGGGAACAGTGGGTGGAGCTGCTGAGGGTGGAAGCAAGCCTAATTGTTTTCCTGATGAAAGCACGCAAGGTAATGCCCCTTTCCAGGACAATGTGATGTCGTAATTGTAGTCAAAGTTGAGGGTATCAGCAAGTGATCAGTTCAATGAATGGTTACCTTTGTGCTTGAGATGAGCCAGTTAGATGGGAAGGTTGTACATGGGTTTGTGAAAACCCTTACCATGGCATTTGTCAGCACCCTTCTTGTTAgaacatgtatttttttctatccTTGTATTTTCCACAGAAAATGCTTATTTCCTGTAACATCCTAAAAATGCTCTTTAAATGTTGATTTACCACAGTTTTAATGGTGCTTGCTGTGTCCATACTTTCCAAATAAAGGTTTTCTGAAATGTGgatgtaaaatgaaaagcatAAGATTTGCTGGCACAGGGTTTTAGGAATGACTTGTAAGCTTTTTGATGCTGTTCCTATTCATTCTCACAGGACACCTAAAGAAGCAGCACGTTTATACTGTTGGTTTTTAAGACAGAATGTTATATTATCCTCTATCTGCCCAACACCTAACCCAAACCTGTCAACACAGATGAAgaacacatatgtatgtgaaaTGTGTATGAACAAATGGAAACAATTCAACATTGGCTACACACTCAATAATCTATTAAGCTAatgtctcctcttctcctgtttGTGGCAGGAGTGAGTAGTCCAGGGATGGGCTCAGGTGGCCCACGAGTGCCCTTCCAGAGGGCCATGTCTGTGGACGGTAAGGCCCAAGGGGAACCTGGATTAGCTGGACGTCGCAGTGCTCCTTGTCCTATGCCCGTCAAACAGGAGAGCCTGGATAGCCAACGGATGATGGGGGCTTCAGACAGCTTTCCTGGGAATATGGGTGGGTTGACTTTACCCACTTGACTTTGTTTTGATACAATGCTTACATTGCACAACAATACAGTTTGTATTACTTTTCAAAGTTGTGTGTCAGAATGGGTAGTTTGAATAGCTTGAATTGAAGTCCTAATTGACTGAGGCAGCCTTTATGAAAATAGAAGAGTTGAATTGGAGATGTGTCAGGAAAAAAACTTTCTTAATGTGAGGGTCACTGAGTCCATTTGATTTGGCTTGAAGTTTGTACATATGTATCTAATGAGATACATATGTGGATTTTAGATTGTATGTATCTAAGATGTAAAAGAATTCGTTGGGGAAGGTGGACCTTACAAGTTGGTGCAGACACCCGAAAATTCAGTAACACAGTAGGAAGCTAATTAATGTGCATTTCTTCTTTGTCTCCCCAAAGGGATGATGAACAGAGGAATGGGAGTTCCCCAGCAATCACCCATGGGTGGAAACAATGAATGGGCAATGCAGCGTTCTAGCAGCAGTCCTGTGGGTTCAGCCGGACACCCCTCCATGGTTAGACCTGGAATGGACAGTAATTTCAAAGGCATGATGGGAGGTCCCACGGTCAGCAGGTCCAACAGCATGCCCGGGACAAGATCAATGCTACAGCAGCAGCTTATGGacatgggtatgtgtgtgtgtttgtatttgtgtttggagCCTCCTTTAGTTCGTTGTTAAAAACACTGGATAATTGTGTTAGTTAAGTTAGCAATTCTTCTGTGTTTAGAGCTTGTGGAACTGATGAATGAgtttatttggtgtgtgtgtttgtccagtaTTAATGAGTGAGTCTTACCTCCCCGTAGGGTCCGGTGACATGAATATGGGAATGAGCCCATTTAATCAACAGTGTCCTTCTGGCCAGTCCCCCTCCTGGCCAGACAATGTTATGGGGGTGGATAATAACAGGTAATGTGTTTTTGAGTATGCATGCATACATTGACAAACACTGTAACCTTAGGCCTAAAATAaatcttcttctgttttctcttattTCTGTGCTCAGTACTAAATTTATCTCCACTCCTGTGGAAAGGTGATACAGAGCGCTTTTGTTTGTAAAGTACATGATTAAATGAGACATCCGTCAAAACACTGGGTTACTGTCAGTCTAGTCATTAAATATACTGACCAATATAGAATTTTAATGATGACTGCATCATTGTGGAGCCCAATGTAATTTTgatgtagggtttttttggggtttttttgtaggCGGCAGTTTGGGAATACTCTGGATGAGTTGTTGGTCCCTCCATCTACCAGCGAGGGTCAGAATGATGAGAGAGCTCTGCTGGACCAACTGGATTCTCTGCTCAACAACACTGACGTCATTGCTTTGGAGGAGATCGACCGAGCACTGGGTATCCCTGACCTTATTAGCCAGGTATCAGCTACACTCCTTCTGGCTCCTTCAGATATGAGACAGATTTCAACTTAATTCCAAGTCAGAGGGAATAAATCCCTCTGGTGTTTTCCATCCCTACTTCCACTCATATAGTCCATCTAATTTTGGAGGCAACAGCATCAGCTGGTCTCCTGAGTAAAAAGTCAGTTTTTACTCACCTGCTATTGTATATCAGAATAAGTGAATGAGGAAAACTGATGAGCAGAAAACAGCAAACTGTATGTTTCTTCAATATCCCAGTTGTACACCCCTGAAAATTCCCAGTATTAGTTGTTAGGGTATGCATAAGTCCCCTAAATTTGAACCTAATTAAGAAGCTGGTGACCTGGAGTCAGGAAGAAATCAGGTTTATTGACAGCAGAGTGACTCGCTGATTATAGGCATCATGGCTGTCAAAATGATGCACTGGCCCATCCAGGCATTTCATAGTAGAACGTAAACAGGTGAAGCATGATACTAATTGTATTGTAGCTATGGTTTTTACTGTTCCAGGCTCTAAATATACACTTTTTACCTTAAAATGGGGCATGCCAATAACTTACTGCTTCTGAGTGACTTCATACAAGCATGTTATTAGATGGGAGCAGGTTAAAGGGACAGGTTAAAAGGCACTGGTATAGAAATGCCTTTTGTCTATGTCCTATGAcatcctctgtcctctgttcactcattctttttctct includes the following:
- the LOC115807987 gene encoding nuclear receptor coactivator 3 yields the protein MSSLGENSMEPLCSDRKRKLSTCDTPGLGCDKRRREQESKYIEELAELISANLSDIDSFNVKPDKCAILKETVRQIRQIKEQGKSVSSDDDVQKADVSSTGQGVIDKDHLGPLLLQALDGFLFVVNREGNIVFVSDNVTQYVQYKQEELINTSVYNILHEEDREEFHKNLPKNNVNGVSWGGETPRQKSHTFNCRMLVKYGHDEAPGGPRYETMQCFALTQPKAMMEEGEDLQSCMICVARRVTAVERTESFNTRHELSGKLIQIDQNSLRASMRPGWEDLLRRCIQMFLQHSDGQPWSHKRHYREAFLQGHAETPVYRFSLSDGTPVAAQTKSKLYRHPMTNEPQGFISTHLLQREQNGCRTSQAAGMIQGGMRQQGMGGPNPGAQMNMGPGGGMGGMGGMGMNRGYGMNDMNHMSHMGQMNSGSMYGSNGGNGNNMGNRMMQMNQMNQMNQMNQMNQMSQMNQMSQMNQMSQMNQINHPGPGMPQQQHQQPPFQASGGYGLAGMNSPSQGSPGMSGPQQNLLMSPRNRGSPKMASSQFSPGGMHSPIGPGSGGGVGGGSSFSSSSLNALQAISEGVGASLPSLPSALTSPSPAHKPDSSPSVHSSSQSNQTCKQSHGDSKSPAGAFGSGAGDHHHPLHHQHHHHHNHSHPAESSGDRPDSQAGAGAKESGEGSGEAGVTPAEPPRRVPDSKGHKKLLQLLTSPTEELSLGVGSGPSLPIPPGASSNSVEGKEAGCVTSPTSTGVSSSSNQGQGLGAGGGSSALNSSNYTASLQEKHKILHKLLQNGNTPDEVAKITAEATGKVVLGQEAGGGAGEPGGGPGMASGSSAGSTEPKQEQHSPKKEKTHALLHYLLNKDDSKEPADVKPKPEDMEGKGPTGGSSGPTATGAPPDNLEGKIKSEPPDELDSILGGLRSSGPEFPSEQGTVGGAAEGGSKPNCFPDESTQVSSPGMGSGGPRVPFQRAMSVDGKAQGEPGLAGRRSAPCPMPVKQESLDSQRMMGASDSFPGNMGMMNRGMGVPQQSPMGGNNEWAMQRSSSSPVGSAGHPSMVRPGMDSNFKGMMGGPTVSRSNSMPGTRSMLQQQLMDMGSGDMNMGMSPFNQQCPSGQSPSWPDNVMGVDNNRRQFGNTLDELLVPPSTSEGQNDERALLDQLDSLLNNTDVIALEEIDRALGIPDLISQGQGMEPQGDPFPGQDISMAMEQKPPYGQGYPGPPSMGMPTGYGGNPMQGQPPPAGYGPMMSQMGQQGGFPGMAGMGGLGPMGGMGHPRASMMRPRMMTANKPMRLQLQQRLQGQQFMNQARQGMGMKMEPPGGGNPAMRPGMQPGMSGQAGYLNAQIMRNREMMRRHRMMMMMQQQQQAAAAGGFSPPPNVTAPPGMDGGLAGPPMNQQQFGYGGSYGMGQQGDPSFVPSGGSPPNAMMSGRLGPPQNPMMQQHPQGGPMYQTADMKGWPQGGMGRNSSYTQQQFGQQGAAGQYGGMMMNGGMGGNGGHMGQMPGQMNMNSMVMSRMPMGPDQKY